Proteins from a genomic interval of Rubinisphaera italica:
- a CDS encoding S9 family peptidase encodes MINAFTIKLMTIPLAIGMFSNLAYSQGTKIKTQAGSPLLDRELFFGNPEISSGKLSPDGKFISFMKPYQGIMNVWVKEFAEPFDQARPLTDSKRPLRGYAWTEDGKYILFVKDSNGDENINLFAVDPNAKPAESKETPDSRNLTPLKDVSARIVHASENNPDLLWVGLNDRDKAWHDLYKLKISTGELTMVYQNEDRITGYEFDWDDNLRLLSRTDPAGNTTLLRKDNDKLVPIYETSVTENAGVSGWDAKNENIYLVTNKGDLDLQTLYKLNPETKELEFLESDPEERVDFGGLQMDHNTRKIISTSYTDDKTRYYWRDKTWEANYKFLQEKFPGREIAFQSATEDYSKFLIAVHGDKYAAEAWYFDAQKHELIFQYTPRPELKEVEDYLAPMKSIRYTSSDGLEIPGYLTIPVGMEAKNLPVVILVHGGPKGPRDSWGYNPLVQFLANRGYAVLQPNFRASGGYGKKFLNAGDLQWGKLMQDDITWGVKYLIDEGIADKDRVAIMGGSYGGYATLAGLAFTPDLYACGVDIVGPSNISTLLDSIPPYWEAGRAFLHGMVGDPNTEEGKKRIREASPLFSADKITKPLLIVQGANDPRVKQAEADQIAIALRDRGHEVSYLLADDEGHGFAKPVNRMAMYAEIEAFLADQIGGRYQAEIPEEVAKRLEELRVDVNKVTYQADKE; translated from the coding sequence ATGATAAACGCATTTACCATCAAGCTGATGACGATCCCATTGGCTATCGGCATGTTCTCAAACCTGGCCTATTCTCAAGGAACTAAAATCAAAACCCAAGCCGGTTCGCCGTTGTTGGATCGGGAGCTCTTTTTTGGAAATCCGGAGATTTCCAGCGGTAAGCTAAGTCCAGACGGCAAGTTCATTTCGTTCATGAAACCGTATCAGGGCATCATGAATGTGTGGGTAAAAGAGTTTGCGGAGCCTTTTGATCAAGCGCGACCGCTGACCGATAGCAAACGGCCTTTGCGTGGATATGCCTGGACGGAAGACGGTAAGTATATTCTGTTCGTCAAAGATTCGAATGGCGACGAAAATATCAATCTGTTTGCGGTCGATCCCAATGCGAAACCTGCGGAGAGCAAGGAAACGCCAGACTCGCGAAATTTGACGCCGCTCAAGGATGTCTCCGCTCGGATCGTTCACGCCAGTGAGAACAATCCCGATTTGCTCTGGGTGGGGCTGAATGATCGTGACAAGGCATGGCACGATCTTTACAAGCTCAAGATTTCTACAGGCGAATTGACAATGGTCTATCAGAATGAAGATCGCATTACCGGCTATGAATTTGACTGGGACGACAATCTTCGTTTACTCAGCCGAACCGACCCTGCAGGTAATACGACATTACTGCGTAAGGACAACGACAAACTGGTTCCCATCTACGAGACTTCCGTCACTGAGAATGCTGGAGTGAGTGGTTGGGATGCGAAAAACGAGAACATCTATCTGGTGACCAATAAGGGAGACCTGGATCTTCAGACTTTGTATAAGTTGAACCCAGAGACCAAAGAGTTGGAATTTTTGGAAAGCGATCCAGAGGAACGAGTCGATTTCGGCGGTTTGCAAATGGATCATAACACACGCAAGATTATCTCGACGTCCTACACCGATGATAAGACGCGATACTACTGGCGGGACAAAACCTGGGAAGCAAACTACAAGTTTTTACAGGAGAAATTTCCCGGGAGAGAAATCGCCTTTCAAAGCGCGACCGAAGACTACAGCAAGTTCTTAATTGCTGTACACGGCGACAAGTACGCAGCCGAAGCCTGGTACTTCGATGCTCAAAAGCATGAACTAATTTTTCAATACACGCCCCGGCCAGAACTTAAAGAAGTCGAAGATTATTTGGCTCCGATGAAGTCGATTCGCTACACGAGCAGCGATGGCCTGGAAATTCCTGGTTACTTGACTATTCCCGTTGGCATGGAAGCGAAGAATCTTCCAGTTGTGATTCTCGTGCATGGCGGCCCCAAGGGGCCTCGTGATTCGTGGGGCTACAACCCTCTGGTTCAATTTCTGGCCAACCGAGGCTACGCGGTTCTACAGCCCAATTTTCGTGCGAGCGGTGGATACGGCAAAAAGTTTCTCAACGCCGGCGACCTGCAGTGGGGCAAGTTGATGCAGGATGACATTACCTGGGGAGTGAAGTACCTGATTGATGAAGGCATTGCCGATAAAGATCGAGTCGCGATTATGGGGGGAAGCTATGGAGGCTATGCGACTCTGGCCGGACTCGCATTCACTCCCGACCTTTACGCCTGTGGTGTCGATATCGTTGGCCCCAGCAATATCTCGACGTTGCTTGATTCGATTCCTCCTTACTGGGAAGCAGGACGCGCCTTCCTGCATGGAATGGTTGGCGACCCAAACACGGAAGAAGGCAAGAAGCGAATCCGGGAAGCGAGTCCACTCTTCAGTGCCGATAAAATTACGAAACCTCTGTTAATCGTGCAAGGAGCCAATGACCCGAGAGTGAAACAAGCTGAGGCCGATCAGATCGCGATTGCATTGCGGGATCGGGGACACGAAGTCAGCTACCTGTTGGCAGACGACGAAGGACACGGCTTTGCCAAACCGGTCAATCGGATGGCCATGTATGCTGAAATCGAAGCCTTCCTGGCGGATCAGATTGGCGGTCGCTACCAGGCTGAGATCCCCGAAGAAGTTGCCAAACGACTCGAAGAACTCCGAGTCGACGTGAACAAAGTGACCTACCAAGCGGATAAAGAATAA
- a CDS encoding PVC-type heme-binding CxxCH protein: protein MVRQSVPFLICIIYLNVRLGAAEPAPQVSATQPGVRLTLVAEHPDLATPTGIDVDDKGRVWVVATHTHMRPDDYEGPSHDEILVFDTSQVQTSQRQVFYNSTTATMDLELGADGWVYLAERDRILRIKDLDGNGTADVEEELVVLTTEADYPHNGLSGLSWHPDGDLVFGLGENFATPWTLAGTDGPAIHGAAQGGIFRCSADGKNLRWIAQGLWNPFGTCVREDGEIFAADNDPGERPPCRLLHIIEGGEYGYRRQYGPESHHPFVCWNGELPGTLPMVHPTGEAPCGVVPLGRGLLVPSWGDHRIDFLQLHPKGASFTAELTTIAKGGRYFRPTCIAQDPNVGGSKRTWYLADWVDGRYNAHGFGRLWKLEIDLNQADWVGPLSIEPPTKAAQRAANLRSGKTLLAREELLQLAGDKDSFLARSALVALSRTANQWEIKDVLEWSAEDRVQATMALEFCQADSNKWLPLFLKDKNQAVRFQALRWIANSDLKAFLPNVETLLNGSEISFTSFEAAMATWNTLQGKPEAGIRDVDVLLARVQDKSKTPRLRAYALRLLPAQSSAAGEADSLPAKKFPNGLTLQLLSELHAVNHEELSLEVTRAAAGNPQVAQELLLEIANNQDHSAKLRAEAIAGLAAIAASHLKTLLKLTKDEQRVVREEALRSLRSIPLSAEQKEELLELTKRYPESYDQIVVVLEPESLKSDRPAFTDTKAWLQLLEQVQSPADIENGSRVFHHTQLGTCSHCHRHNGRGNTVGPDLTLQSQRASREALLMSILEPNREIAPEFQPRTLLLKDGRIFTGIRLRSYTKEQIRDAHGQTRTFDKGDVELIRDSNVSFMPAGLVNTLTNREIRDLLEFLLNNDDSDAHLNKRDVNSIKTSKNY from the coding sequence ATGGTCAGACAATCAGTCCCATTTTTGATTTGCATCATTTATTTGAATGTTCGGCTGGGAGCAGCTGAACCCGCCCCGCAGGTCTCAGCAACACAACCGGGTGTTCGCCTGACGCTCGTCGCTGAACATCCCGATTTGGCAACACCGACCGGCATCGATGTCGATGACAAAGGTCGGGTATGGGTGGTCGCAACGCACACCCATATGCGGCCAGATGACTATGAGGGACCATCGCATGATGAAATTCTGGTATTTGACACATCGCAAGTTCAAACATCACAACGGCAGGTCTTCTACAACTCAACGACTGCCACAATGGATTTAGAACTTGGAGCCGATGGCTGGGTGTATCTGGCAGAACGTGATCGCATTCTACGAATAAAAGATCTGGATGGAAATGGGACCGCTGACGTCGAAGAAGAGCTTGTTGTGTTGACGACCGAAGCCGACTATCCGCACAACGGGTTGTCGGGGCTGTCCTGGCATCCCGATGGCGATCTTGTGTTTGGACTCGGTGAGAATTTTGCCACACCGTGGACACTCGCTGGCACGGATGGTCCTGCGATTCATGGTGCAGCTCAAGGAGGAATCTTTCGTTGTTCGGCAGATGGAAAAAACCTTCGCTGGATCGCCCAAGGACTATGGAATCCGTTTGGGACTTGCGTGCGTGAGGATGGTGAGATCTTCGCTGCGGACAATGATCCGGGTGAGCGACCACCGTGCCGCTTACTGCATATCATTGAAGGCGGAGAATATGGGTACCGGCGGCAGTATGGCCCCGAATCCCATCACCCTTTCGTTTGCTGGAATGGAGAATTGCCGGGAACCTTGCCCATGGTTCACCCGACAGGCGAGGCTCCTTGTGGTGTCGTCCCACTGGGCCGAGGCTTGCTGGTTCCTTCATGGGGTGATCATCGTATTGATTTTTTACAGCTTCACCCAAAAGGGGCCAGCTTCACAGCTGAACTGACAACGATTGCCAAGGGAGGACGTTACTTTCGCCCAACCTGTATCGCGCAAGATCCCAACGTGGGCGGAAGTAAACGGACTTGGTATCTGGCGGACTGGGTCGATGGGCGATACAACGCTCATGGCTTCGGACGCTTGTGGAAGCTGGAGATCGACTTGAATCAAGCCGACTGGGTCGGTCCGCTCAGTATCGAGCCACCAACGAAGGCAGCACAACGAGCAGCCAATTTGCGCAGCGGCAAGACCTTATTAGCCAGAGAAGAACTGCTTCAGCTTGCAGGCGACAAGGATTCATTTTTGGCACGCTCGGCGCTCGTGGCATTGTCGCGGACTGCCAACCAGTGGGAGATCAAGGATGTTCTTGAATGGTCTGCCGAGGATCGAGTGCAGGCCACGATGGCACTCGAATTTTGCCAGGCAGACTCGAATAAATGGCTACCACTTTTCTTAAAAGACAAGAATCAAGCAGTCCGTTTTCAGGCACTGCGGTGGATTGCCAATTCAGACCTCAAGGCGTTTCTTCCAAATGTCGAAACGCTGTTGAACGGGAGTGAGATCAGCTTCACCTCTTTCGAAGCGGCGATGGCGACATGGAACACACTCCAAGGAAAACCAGAAGCTGGAATACGAGATGTTGATGTGTTGCTGGCACGTGTTCAGGACAAAAGCAAAACACCACGACTGCGTGCATATGCGTTGCGGTTGTTGCCTGCGCAATCATCTGCCGCAGGTGAAGCCGACAGCTTGCCAGCCAAAAAGTTTCCCAATGGCCTCACACTCCAATTACTAAGTGAACTCCACGCCGTGAATCACGAAGAACTTTCGCTGGAAGTGACGCGTGCGGCAGCAGGAAATCCGCAAGTCGCCCAAGAGTTATTATTGGAGATCGCGAACAATCAGGATCATTCCGCCAAATTACGAGCCGAGGCCATCGCAGGGTTAGCGGCCATCGCAGCATCTCATTTGAAAACGTTACTCAAACTGACAAAAGACGAACAACGTGTCGTGCGCGAGGAAGCACTTCGTTCCTTACGATCAATCCCACTTTCAGCAGAACAGAAAGAGGAGTTACTAGAACTGACGAAACGATATCCTGAGTCGTATGACCAGATCGTAGTGGTGTTGGAACCTGAATCCCTGAAATCCGATCGTCCTGCTTTCACCGACACCAAGGCCTGGTTGCAACTTCTTGAACAAGTGCAAAGTCCAGCGGACATTGAAAATGGAAGCCGGGTTTTTCATCATACACAGTTGGGGACTTGCTCCCATTGCCATCGACATAACGGACGAGGGAATACGGTTGGCCCTGATCTGACATTACAGAGCCAGCGTGCCTCTCGCGAAGCTTTGTTGATGTCGATCCTCGAACCGAATCGCGAGATCGCTCCCGAATTCCAACCACGTACTCTCTTGTTGAAGGATGGTCGAATCTTCACGGGGATTCGCCTCCGTTCCTACACCAAGGAACAGATCCGTGATGCACACGGTCAAACTCGGACCTTCGACAAGGGAGATGTTGAATTGATCAGAGATTCAAACGTTTCGTTCATGCCAGCTGGTCTGGTCAATACCTTGACGAATCGCGAGATTCGAGATTTGCTTGAATTTTTATTGAACAACGACGACTCCGATGCTCATTTGAACAAACGGGATGTCAATTCGATTAAGACCTCGAAAAACTATTGA